GTCGGGGGGGCCCCCCCCCCCCCCCGTGCGTCGTCCGCACTTTTTGCCGCGATCTTCTCCGTTTGCCGCGCATTGTCGTAATTCTGCCGAATGGTGGCCGCCATCTCCTCGAGCGAGGAGGATACCTCTTCAATGGAAGATGACATTTCATTCATCGAGGATGAGACCTGCTCCACGCCGGCAGCCTGCTCCGCCGCTCCCTGGGAAAGCGTGTTCGCGGAGTCGGAGAGCTGCTCGCTCCCTGCGCTCACGGTCGCGGCGACGCCCTTGATGTCCTCGACGATGCGGGAGAGTTCCCCGGACATCGAACGTGTCGTGCGTGCAAGCTCTCCTATCTCGTCCTGCATCGAGAGATACTTCTCGTTGAGCGCGAGCGTATCCCCGGCGGATGTCAGATCGCCATCGCGAACCTGACCGAGCGCCTTCGTCATGGTGCCGAGCGGTATGAGCATGTTCCGAACAAGAAGACCTGCAGCGGCGGTCGCAAGTATGCTCACCATGAGCATGATGATCACGAGCCTTCTGACCAGATCGATGCCGGTCTTGTTCATCGCGGACTCACGTATCTGAAAGCCGACACGCCAGCCCCATTTCTCGAACGTGCCGAACGTTATCCAGTAGCGCGTGCCTTTGCTCTCATAGACGCCGCTGCCGTTCGGCTTCGTCCCGGCGAACGCGAGGAATTCCATATTGTTGCCGGCAGTGTTCTCGCCGCGGCGCACATCGGGATGCATAAGAAGGTCGCCGTTCGCATCGACAATGATGGGGTATTCGGAAAGTGCATCCGCTTTTTTTTCACCGTAATAGATCTGCTCGAACCGCTGCAGCAGATTGTTCTGGAACGCTGACGCATAATCCTCATACATCCCGGTCGCGGCCAACTCAGTGTCCTTCTTCGCAAGCTCCTCGGTCATGAAGCGTACTTTTGCCCCGAATTCCTTCGCCAGTACCGATCTGAACGATCCGGTAACAAGGATGAACGTCAGCACCGACACGGTGATGATGAGGGCGATGAACGACACGGCGACGGCCGCGATGATGCGCCATGCTACTGATGATCTTCTTCGGATCATATACATACTCCCTAAGGTTCAATACTTCTTGAATTCCCCGTCCTCGTCATCACCCGGATTCGTCATGTCGATCGTTACGCCTTTCTTGGCGGAGGCGTCAAACGGTTTCGCATGCTGTGCCTCCGGCTTTTTCGATCCATGAGCGCTGCCGCCCTGCGCATCGGTTTTCGTATGCGCGGGTGTGACATGTGCGGTAAGATGAGCGACAGGTTTCTTCACATTATCCGTGAGCGTTCTCTGCTGATGCTGCCAGGCGAGCATACGCTTCGATTCCGCCTCGTCGCCTATCTTGAAAAAGCCGATGGCGTCCTGCATCTGCACCGACTGCGATGAAAGCTCTTCGGCCGTCGATGCGACCTCTTCGGAGCTCGATGCGTTCTGCTGTACGACGCCGTTCAACTGCTGTACGGCGCTGTTGACCTGCTGCACGACGCCGTTTATCTGCTGCACGGCATTATTTATCTGCCCGGCCCCGTTGTTCTGTTCCGAACTTGCCGCGCTTATCTCGGCCACAAGCTCCGATGTCTTCTGTATGTCCGGTACGAGCTTATTGAGCATTTCGCCCGCCTTTTCTGCGACGCCCACGCTTTTCTTCGAGAGTTCGCCTATCTCACCGGCCGCGCGCTGACTTCTGTCCGCTAGTTTCTGCACCTCGCTCGCGACAACGGCGAATCCCTTGCCGTGTTCGCCCGCGCGTGCCGCTTCTATCGATGCATTGAGCGAGAGGAGATTCGTCTGCCGCGCAATTTCCTGTATGATGGTCACCTTGTCCGCTATCTCTTTCATCGCCTTGACTGTTTCGCTTACCGCGGCCCCGCCGTCCCTGGCGTCATTCGCGCTTTTTACGGCTATCTTTTCGGTCTGGCTTGCATTGTCGAAGTTCTGCTTTATCGTCGCCGTCATTTCCTCAAGCGATGATGACACTTCCTCTATGGAAGATGATACTTCCTCGACCGAAGACGATACCTGCTCCACGCTCGCCGCCTGTTCGCTTGCGCCCTGAGAGAGCTCTTCGCTCGACGTGCTCATCTGCTCGCTGCCCGCGGCGACGTTCGCTGCGGAATTTTTCACCGTCTCGACAACTTCATGCAGTTTGTTGAGCATGGCGGAGAGCGCATTGGCGAGCGTTCCGATCTCGTCCTTCATGTCCAGGAACTTTTTTTCGACCGTGATGGTAAGATCGCCTTTGGCTACCGTTCCCGCAATGTTCACCGCTGCGTTCAGCGGAATGGTTATCCCGCGTGTGATGAACGTTGCTATTAGTGCGGCGATGACGGCCCCAAGAAGCAGGACCACGATAGTGATGATGATGATATTCATTATCGATCCATCGAATACCTTGTCCGCCTCTTTCTGCTCATTACCGAGCGATTCGGCGATCTTTTCAAGCGGGGTCTGATATTCGTCAATGAGCGTATCCATTTCATCGTCAAGCGAACGCACCAGTCTCATGTCCCCGTCGATAACGGCCTGAAGGATCTTTTTCTCGTATAACGTGATTATCTCGGTAAGCTTCCTGTCGGACTCTTTCTGCCAGTTTCGTTCCGCGTCCGTATCGACAATCTCACCGATCTTTGTGATGTCGCCTAACGCCTCTGTCTTGACGACGTTCCAAAGCTTCTCCGATTCCTTGAAGTCCTTGTTGATTATCGTATCCGCTATGACGCGGTACAATTCAGCGCCCATGGCGGCAGCTTCCTGGGCGATAAGCGCGTCACTCGCACGCTGAGCACCCTCATCCTGCATGCCTTGCAGCGATCTGAGCTGTATGAGATTGTAGCCCCCATATACAAGCGTTATGATCACTACTGCGGCAAACCCTGCAGCAAGTTTTTTACCGATAGTTATTCTCATTGTATTTCTCCGTTTTTTTTCACTCGTTCTGTCCTCTTATCGACGATCATCTGCTTTCCGCCGTTCTCTCCCCCTTGTCGCTTCTCATTGTTTCTGCACGAAAGCGCATTTGTCTGCTTATGATCGCGTTCGCGTCGAGTATCAATGCAATGGAGCCGTCGCCGAGTATCGTGGCGCCGGAGACCTCCCCGACGCCCTTGAATGCCCGCCCCAGGGATTTTATCACCGTCTGATGCTGGCCGAGCACATCATCGACCACGAGCCCCACGCGTTCACCGTTGTGATGCGTTATCACCATGCGCTCGACCGCGGTGCGTTCGCTTTCCACCTTGAACATGTCGCGGAGGCGTATGTACGGGATGATGTCCCCGCGAATGTTGATGACATCGCTCCCGTTGCCGGTGGAGAGTATCTCCTCGGTAAGATCGACGCATTCATCCGCATTGGAGAGATTGAGCACATAGAAATCCGTGCCGATGCGCGCAAGGAGCCCGTCCACGATGGCGAGCGTGAGGGGGATGCGGAGAAGCATCTTTGTCCCGCTTGTCGATGATTCTATTTCCACGCTCCCGCGCAGTTTTTCCACATTGCGTTTGACCACATCCATGCCTACCCCGCGGCCGCTTACATTCGTCGTCTTTTCTGCGGTGGAGAACCCCGGGAGGAAAATGAGTTCCTGTATCTCCCGGCCGGAAAGCTCGGCGCCCTCCTTGACAATGCCGCGCTCTATCGCTTTCGTGAGAATACGCTGGCGATTGAGCCCTGCGCCGTCGTCGGCAACGGTGATGACGACATGCGCGCCCTGGTGCTCGGCGGAAAGCGTTATCGTTCCCTTGGGGGCTTTCCCGAGGGCAGTGCGCAACTCCTGCGGCTCAATACCGTGATCGATGGAATTGCGTATGATATGCATGAGCGGGTCTTTGAGCGATTCTATGACCGTTTTATCGAGTTCGGTTTCCGTGCCGAACATGGCGAGCTCGACCTCCTTGCCGAGCTCATGGGAGAGGTCGCGCACCGGGCGTATGAAGCCTTTGAAGAGCTCATCGATGGGGACCATGCGCATGACCATCGATGTGTCGCGGAGGTCGACGATGACGCGCTCGAACGATTCCGCCATGGATATGAGGTCGAGGTCATCGCGACTGAGCGCCGTCTGCCCGAGCTGCGCCTGGAGCGTGACGAGTTCGCCCACGAGGTTCATGAGGTGGTCCAATTTCTCGCTGCGTACGCGTATCGTCGCGCGGGCCATCTCCGATCTCCGTTCCTCGCGCATTTTCCGCACATGGGCCTGTTCCGCCGCCGCCGCTTCCACCTGATGCGCCTCGGCGATGCCTTCCTCAACGGCGCGTTCGCCGAGTTTCTTGTGTTCGGCGAGAAGATCCGCTAATTCCTCGCGGGTGATGTCGCCGCGCTCGATGAGGATGTCGCCGATGCGCTTGTAGTCACCGTCGTCAAAACTTCCTTCCTCATCGATGCATTCGATCTTTATCTCGCTGCCGTTCTCGACGAAGATGAATATATCGCGTACGGCGTTCTCGTCTTTACTCGTCGTAAGGATGATGTTCCAGGAAGTGTAGCATTTTTCCGGATCGATCTCGTCGAGCGGCACCGAACCGGGAACGGCTGAGATGAACGCGCTGCCGGCCGCACGCAGCTCATTGAAGAGCGGGATGAGATTGACGCCGCGGAGGAATATATCCTGTGCCGGTTTGAACCGTATACGGTACGTGCGCAGAGCAGCGGCGGGGGCTTTTTTCTCGATGACCGGTGCCGCCGCTTTCATCGGGAGGAATTTCGCTATCTGCGATGTGAGGCGCGCGGTCGCATCCTCGGTCACCGACGTTTCGTCGGCAAGGAGCGCGCGTATATGGTCGGATGCGGCGAGGGTAATGTCGATGATCTCCTTCGATACGGCGAGCGTTCCCTTGCGTACGAGGTCGAAGAGCGCCTCGAATTCGTGGGCGAAGCCGCTGATACGCGTGAAGCCGAACATGGCGCCCGAGCCTTTGATCGTATGGAGCGAGCGGAAAATACCGTTGATTATCTCCGCATCCGTCGGCGCGCTTTCAAGCGCTACGAGCGAGCGTTCTATCTTCTCGAGAAGCTCGACCGCTTCATCGCGGTAGGTGTCTGCGAATTTCGATGTATCCATCACATTCCCTCATTCACTTACGCATACGTATTACGCCGCCCGATACGCTGGCGCGATGGTCGTTCTGCCTGACGGGAGGCGGTACCCGCAGGTGCGCATAAGCTCCTGTACCGATGCGCTCAATGCCGTTATGGTGAGCGATCCGCCCGCCGCGGTCACGCTCAGGCGGAAAGCGTTGATGATCTCGAGGAACGTCGTGTCGGCGTCGGTAACACCGCTCAGGTCGAGTGCGATATGCCGTACGCGCAGATGGGATAGAAATTCTTCGCGCATTCGTTTTGCATCCGCTATGGTCGCCTCGCCCGTAATGGTGAGTAGTATCCCATTTCCGTCATTTCGTACCGATATGGCTTCCATACGTTCCTCCTCGCTACCCCCCCGTTTGCAGGGGGGGCGGTCTTTCGATGATACTGAACAAGGGCATCTCCGAAAGAGGCGATATCTATCCGAGCGTTTTCTTCACCGTTTCCTTCAATTTCTCCGGCGTGAACGGCTTCACTATCCACGCGGTGGCTCCTGCAGCCTTCCCCTCGTCCTGCTTCGACTGCTCGGACTCCGTCGTAAGCACGATGATCGGTACGAATTTCACGGCATCATTCCCCCGAATGGACTTGATGAGCTCGATCCCGTTCATCTCCGGCATGTTGATGTCGGTGATGATGAGCGCGCTCCCGTCGAGCTTTCCGAGCGCCGCTTTCCCGTTGTCCGCCTCGATCACCTCGTATCCGTCCTCGGAGAGCGTAAAGCTCACCATCTGCCGCATCGAGGGTGAATCGTCGACGATAAGAACTTTTTTCCCCATTGTCCTGCCTCCTTGTCTCTCGATACGTCATCCGCCCGCGGTGAGCGTACGACGCATTATCTCCTTTTCGGATTCCATCGTGTAGAAACCGGCAAGCCACGATTCGAGCTCTTTCGTACGCGCCACCTCGCCGGAGTAGCCCATGTCGCCTACCGTCCCGAGGAGCCCCTTGAGCTCGGCGCCGAACGCCGATAACGGTTCGATCACATGCTCCACGCGCTGTCGAATGATATCGTGCTGCTGCATGGCGATGACCACCGCATCGGTGTCCTTCGCGAGCGATTCCGTCTCGCGGCGCATATCGGCAAGCTCCGCCCGCACGAAACCTATCGTTTCATTGATGCGCGCAAGCGTCGCGTCGAACGTCGCCTCCGCCGAATCGGTGTCCTTCGATGATTTCTGTACACCGTTCAATACTTCGCGGTACGCATTCTCGGAAGCGGATGTCATTTCGCCGATGATGGCGCGCACATCGCTCACGGCATGTTCGGAAAGCGTGGAGAGTTTCCGGACCTCATGTGCAACGACGGCAAAGCCCTTGCCGCTCGCCCCCGCACGTGCGGCCTCGATGCCGGCGTTTATCGCGAGCACGTTCGTCCGGTCGGCGATATCGCTTATGCTCCCGATGATGTCCTTCACATGAGTGGCTTTCTCCGCGATGACATCGAGCGAGGAGAGGCTTTTTTTCGTGAGCAGCGTGTTCTCGCGGAAATTGGCAGTGAGCGAGGCGAGCACGGTCTTTATCTCGTCGAGGACGGAGGCGTCATTGTCTCCGGTCAGGCGATTGAACACGGCTGACGACCGTTGTGCCTGCGTGCGTGCACGTGAACTGATATTGATGAAGCGTTCGGAGAGCATCGTCGCCGTCGACTCGATGTCCTTGCGCACGGCGGTGAGCTGGCTCATGAGCACGTCGATGCCGCGTGTCTTATCGGTGAGCGTTCCGGACAGCGGTGTCAGGAACGATGACATGCTTCCCATGCACTCTTCGTGGGTGCCGAGGAGGTCGCGGTATCGCGTTGATATCTCATGCATGCGCTGGTCGTGGAGGGTGATAAGCCCTTCGGCGTGTTTTTCCGCTGCGGCGAGGGCTATGTCCCGCGCATGAATGGCGTCCTGCATTCGTGCGGCAGCGCGTTCGCTCTTCATTTCACGAAGGACGACATGTATGAGGAACAATACCGCGAACAGTACGACGAGCGCGATGCGTATGCGGACATCGGGAACGACAGCGGCAAGTGCAGCCGCTGCGGCGAGGAGCATGGCAAGAACGGTCGATGAACCTCGGTTCATTGTTCCCCCTTGAGCGCCGGTTCCTGTACCGTCGTGTCCCGTACGATGGCGAGGAAACATTCGGAGCATACTTCGCCGTATGCGTCAGTGTAATCGGTAACGCGATAGGTCTTGAGCGTCAGCCTTCGGCATTTGTCACATACTTTTAATTCCATAATATCCCGCCTCTATATAGGAATCGAACATTATCTGGCCGTGCGTTTTCCGCCGCGCGCCCTCGGATGCCGCTGCGGTTATATGAAGAAGGCACGATGCGCACACTATCTTGAAGCGTTTCGTATAGGGTGAAACGGCGAAGAGAGGCTTCTCTATCTTGCCGCATCGGTCGCAATGATATGTTTTCATGACTCCCTCCCTGCGGCGATCATGCCGCTTCGATCTTTTTCAGACAATCAAGAAGCTGGCGTATGTCCATGGCCGGTTTGCTGAAGAACGCGTACGCCCGCGACCGCATCGCCTCGGTGAACGTATCGCTGTCGCCGTATGAGGTGAGGATTATCACCACGGCATTGGGGTTGAACGTCTGTATCTCTTTCAGGAACGTGATGCCGTCCATCTGAGGCATTTTCACATCGACGATGACCGCATCAAAGTCGCCTTTCTTGTAGAGTTCCAGCGCCTTGATGGGGTTCGTTTCACCGATGCAATAGTACCCCACGGATTCCAAAGCCCCGCCCACATCGTCGATGACGTATTTGTTGTCGTCGACCAACAGGATCTTCAGCATGTTCGACTCTCCTTCAGCAGTTTCGTGTTGTTTTAATTCGGTAGTCATGGTTATCTTTGTGCAAACCACGTACCAAAGAAATGCGGCTTGAATACCGCCTATTCATGCGAAATTCATGGCATTTACGTAATACTCTAGCGATCATGTAACAAATATGTGATACATTTATGTCACACTGTAACAAAATTGGATAATACGCCCGTAGTCAGAGACATATATTTTGCTGTTCTGGATATTTCCCTGTGGGCATGTCCATGCGTATATTGAGTGCGACAAATACAAGGAGTTCCCCATGATAAAAGACGTTCCCCTCGGCGTACAGAGCTATTGCTTCAGGAATTTCAAGAATAATGATGAAGTAGCCGGCATGGTGAAAGAGATCGGCCTTGCCGCCATCGAAGTATGCGCGGTGCATGCGGATTTCAAGAACCCGTCGGTATTCCAAGGCGTCATCGATTCCTATAAGAAGAAAGGTGTTGCTATACTTACGACCGGTGTGAACGGCATTTCCGGGAATGAGGCGGAAGACAGGAAGATGTTCGATTTCCTCAAGATGTGCGGTGCCAAATACATGAGCGTGAATTTCGGGCTCGATAATCTCGATCAAGCGCTTGCGTCTGCGGAAAAGCTCGCGGAAGAGTACAATGTCCATCTCGGCATTCATATACACGGCGGAAAACATTGGCTCTCGAACACACCGGCGCTCAAATGGCTTTTCAAAAAAACGTCGCCGCGCATCGGTCTTAATCTCGATACTGCCTGGGCGCTCGATGCCGGCGAGGACCCCGTGAAGATGATACAGGAATTCAAGGACCGATTATACATCCTTCATCTCAAGGACTTCACGTTCGACCGCGCCCGGAAACATACCGACGTCGTCGTCGGCACCGGCAATATCGATCTTGATGCGGTCAATAAAGCGATAACCGATATCGGTTTCAACGGTGTTGCGGTCATTGAATACGAAGGCGATGCGGCGAATCCGGTACCGGCGCTCAAGGGTTGTACGGAAGCGATCGTCTCGAAGATTCCGTTCAGGAAATAAGGGGTCTTAAAACACCCGTTTTTTTTCGGCTATCCTCGGGTGTCTGAAAAGTAAATTTTCGTTCATTGAGCGGAGTCGTGCGCTCAGCGTTCTTTTGAGTGGAGTTGACCACTCTCACGCATCTCCTTCGGGAGCGGGCGAATATCCTTTACGATACCGAACCATGAGAGGAACACGAGCAGGTAATACGTGACATCGATCTCCCACCAATAGAATCCCGCGCGGGCGGTTATCGCATAATGGTGATGATTGTTGTGCCAGCCCTCGCCAAGGGTGAGTATCGCCATGAGCACATTATTGCGGCTGGTGTTAGGCATGTCATACCGGCTGCTGCCGAACATATGGTCGATGGAATTTATCGAGAATGTCGCGTGACTGCACATGACCGTTGATACGAAGAACCCCCAGATAAGGAGCTGCATGCCGTTGGTGCCGAGAGCCGGGGAGACGTGATGCAGGATATGTCCGGTGAGGAATACAGCGATAGCGGTGATGAACGGGATGACGAGGGCGAATTTATCGATGAATACGATCTCCGGGAATTTCAGCCAGTCCTTGAGGTATTCAATGCGTGTGCGCTTGTTCTCATAGGAGAGTATCCAGATGATATGGCTGTGGAGAAAACCGCGTATCTTCGGGGAATGGACGTCCTCCGGCGTATCCGCATGGATGTGGTGGTGGCGGTGTATCGCTGCCCACCATAAGGGACCCTTCTGCATGGCGGAGCAGCCCAGAAAAGCAAAGAGGAACGAGAAAAACCGGTTCGCTTTGAACGCACGGTGGGAGAAGTAGCGGTGATAAAATGCGGTTATCCCGAACATCCGGATGAAATAGAACGCGGTGGCGAAGATTATGGCGAACGGACTGGTGCCTACCCAAAGAATGCCGAAGCACATGAGGTGGAATACGATAAAAGGAACACTCGCGACCCAGTCTATCCCTTTTCTCTCCGGGACATCGGCAAGCACCGAGTAGTCGGAGCCGAACCACTGCGTTATCGTTGATGCGATCTTACTGAAAAGTTTCCGCATAGGATATCACCGCTTGATGATTGTTGAGCATACTATATAAAATTTTACAAAAATTGGCAAGTGCCGCGATATTTGACAATGCCCCCTTCGCTGGTATAATCGACACGTGCTTGTTCGGGAGGTCCCATGAAGTCATATGTACTGCTTTTCATCGCCGTTATCGCGGTCGCTTCTGCGCAGACGCGACCGGGGCGTACCAATGTGCGCGGGAAATTCCAGACGAATACATCCGCCGCCAGGACGGAAAAGCCGTCAGCACCCGCAATGACGGCATATTGGGCGTTCGATGAAGGCCGCGGCATGAAGATACGCGATATGTCCGGCAATAAGAATGAAGCCGAGATCATGTACGTCGATGACTTCAACCCCTGGCGCGAGGGGCGTTCGAACCAGGGGCTCTTTCTCAACGGCGGGAAAGCATATGTCGATGCCGGCACGAGCGACAGCTATCACATTACCGATGCGATAAGCATTACCGCGTGGGTGATGCTCGAGGGGATCCCGGATGCGGTGAATGAGCCGGCCATTGTGAGCAAATGGGATAAGAGCGCGGATAAATGCGCGTGGTTCCTCGGCACAGAAGCCGGGTATATTGCCGCGGGTGTCTGTGCTACCGGTACCAATGCCGATGCATTGACAACGAGAATGTCCATGCGCGTCGGCGAACGCATCCTGAATAAATGGATGCATTGCGCAATGACATTCGACGGTACGACGCTTCTCCTGTATCTGAACGGCAGGGCCTTCGGTACGAATACGTACAGTGAGAAGAAAGAGCTGTTCTACGATGAGACCACGAGCGTTTTTATCGGGCGTTCGCACGGGGACATACTGGAAGGTCGGCAGGGGAACGCGGACGGAACGCGTTGTCTTCGCGGCGTCATCGATGAGGTGCGTATCTATCCGCGCGCGTTGAGCGCTCAGGAGATAGGTGCCATGGTATTGCCGTTCGCCTCGGAACTGAAGGCCGGCGGGAAGAAATAGGCCCGGGCGTCAAAGCGCGTACGATTTTCCCGGTTCGGCTATCGTAATGCTCTGGTATCCGGCGGAGGCCATCCTGTCGCGGAGTTTCGTGAGCGACTCATCTTCACCGTGTACGAGGAATATCCCTTTGAGCCGCGAGCGGTCGAACGTGCCGATATGTGCGAGCGTTTCCTGATAGTCCGCGTGCGCCGAGAATGCGTTCATGTTCTTCAGCCGCGCACGCACCGTGTACTCCTCACCGAATATCCGTATCGTCGATTCCTTGTCGGCGAGCCGCCGCCCGAGCGTGTTCTGTGCCATGAAGCCGACGATGAGCACGGTCGATCGCTCGTTGCCGATATTATTGGCAAGGTGATGCAGTATGCGGCCCGATTCGCACATGCCGCTCGATGAGATTATCACCGCGGGGCGTTTTACCGTGTTGAGCGCTTTCGATTCCTCCACGGACGAGATGTACTTGAGCTGTGCGAAACCGAACGGGTTCTCATGATTGTCGGTGAACCGCTTTTTTGTCTCATCATCGTAGCATTCGGGGTGGCGTCTGAACACCGCGGTGACGTTCGTGCTCATGGGGCTGTCCACATAAATGGGAAGATCGCGCGGAAGCCGTCCTTCGTCCATAAGTCGGTGGAAGAGATAGATGACCTCCTGCGTCCTGCCGATGGCGAACGCGGGTATGATTATCTTGCCGCCGCGATCATACGTTTCCCTGACAACGGCGGCTACTTCATCCTCGGCG
The sequence above is a segment of the Spirochaetota bacterium genome. Coding sequences within it:
- a CDS encoding methyl-accepting chemotaxis protein is translated as MRITIGKKLAAGFAAVVIITLVYGGYNLIQLRSLQGMQDEGAQRASDALIAQEAAAMGAELYRVIADTIINKDFKESEKLWNVVKTEALGDITKIGEIVDTDAERNWQKESDRKLTEIITLYEKKILQAVIDGDMRLVRSLDDEMDTLIDEYQTPLEKIAESLGNEQKEADKVFDGSIMNIIIITIVVLLLGAVIAALIATFITRGITIPLNAAVNIAGTVAKGDLTITVEKKFLDMKDEIGTLANALSAMLNKLHEVVETVKNSAANVAAGSEQMSTSSEELSQGASEQAASVEQVSSSVEEVSSSIEEVSSSLEEMTATIKQNFDNASQTEKIAVKSANDARDGGAAVSETVKAMKEIADKVTIIQEIARQTNLLSLNASIEAARAGEHGKGFAVVASEVQKLADRSQRAAGEIGELSKKSVGVAEKAGEMLNKLVPDIQKTSELVAEISAASSEQNNGAGQINNAVQQINGVVQQVNSAVQQLNGVVQQNASSSEEVASTAEELSSQSVQMQDAIGFFKIGDEAESKRMLAWQHQQRTLTDNVKKPVAHLTAHVTPAHTKTDAQGGSAHGSKKPEAQHAKPFDASAKKGVTIDMTNPGDDEDGEFKKY
- a CDS encoding chemotaxis protein CheA, which codes for MDTSKFADTYRDEAVELLEKIERSLVALESAPTDAEIINGIFRSLHTIKGSGAMFGFTRISGFAHEFEALFDLVRKGTLAVSKEIIDITLAASDHIRALLADETSVTEDATARLTSQIAKFLPMKAAAPVIEKKAPAAALRTYRIRFKPAQDIFLRGVNLIPLFNELRAAGSAFISAVPGSVPLDEIDPEKCYTSWNIILTTSKDENAVRDIFIFVENGSEIKIECIDEEGSFDDGDYKRIGDILIERGDITREELADLLAEHKKLGERAVEEGIAEAHQVEAAAAEQAHVRKMREERRSEMARATIRVRSEKLDHLMNLVGELVTLQAQLGQTALSRDDLDLISMAESFERVIVDLRDTSMVMRMVPIDELFKGFIRPVRDLSHELGKEVELAMFGTETELDKTVIESLKDPLMHIIRNSIDHGIEPQELRTALGKAPKGTITLSAEHQGAHVVITVADDGAGLNRQRILTKAIERGIVKEGAELSGREIQELIFLPGFSTAEKTTNVSGRGVGMDVVKRNVEKLRGSVEIESSTSGTKMLLRIPLTLAIVDGLLARIGTDFYVLNLSNADECVDLTEEILSTGNGSDVINIRGDIIPYIRLRDMFKVESERTAVERMVITHHNGERVGLVVDDVLGQHQTVIKSLGRAFKGVGEVSGATILGDGSIALILDANAIISRQMRFRAETMRSDKGERTAESR
- a CDS encoding STAS domain-containing protein, whose translation is MEAISVRNDGNGILLTITGEATIADAKRMREEFLSHLRVRHIALDLSGVTDADTTFLEIINAFRLSVTAAGGSLTITALSASVQELMRTCGYRLPSGRTTIAPAYRAA
- a CDS encoding response regulator: MGKKVLIVDDSPSMRQMVSFTLSEDGYEVIEADNGKAALGKLDGSALIITDINMPEMNGIELIKSIRGNDAVKFVPIIVLTTESEQSKQDEGKAAGATAWIVKPFTPEKLKETVKKTLG
- a CDS encoding methyl-accepting chemotaxis protein, which encodes MNRGSSTVLAMLLAAAAALAAVVPDVRIRIALVVLFAVLFLIHVVLREMKSERAAARMQDAIHARDIALAAAEKHAEGLITLHDQRMHEISTRYRDLLGTHEECMGSMSSFLTPLSGTLTDKTRGIDVLMSQLTAVRKDIESTATMLSERFINISSRARTQAQRSSAVFNRLTGDNDASVLDEIKTVLASLTANFRENTLLTKKSLSSLDVIAEKATHVKDIIGSISDIADRTNVLAINAGIEAARAGASGKGFAVVAHEVRKLSTLSEHAVSDVRAIIGEMTSASENAYREVLNGVQKSSKDTDSAEATFDATLARINETIGFVRAELADMRRETESLAKDTDAVVIAMQQHDIIRQRVEHVIEPLSAFGAELKGLLGTVGDMGYSGEVARTKELESWLAGFYTMESEKEIMRRTLTAGG
- a CDS encoding response regulator, which produces MLKILLVDDNKYVIDDVGGALESVGYYCIGETNPIKALELYKKGDFDAVIVDVKMPQMDGITFLKEIQTFNPNAVVIILTSYGDSDTFTEAMRSRAYAFFSKPAMDIRQLLDCLKKIEAA
- a CDS encoding sugar phosphate isomerase/epimerase; the encoded protein is MIKDVPLGVQSYCFRNFKNNDEVAGMVKEIGLAAIEVCAVHADFKNPSVFQGVIDSYKKKGVAILTTGVNGISGNEAEDRKMFDFLKMCGAKYMSVNFGLDNLDQALASAEKLAEEYNVHLGIHIHGGKHWLSNTPALKWLFKKTSPRIGLNLDTAWALDAGEDPVKMIQEFKDRLYILHLKDFTFDRARKHTDVVVGTGNIDLDAVNKAITDIGFNGVAVIEYEGDAANPVPALKGCTEAIVSKIPFRK
- a CDS encoding acyl-CoA desaturase; this translates as MRKLFSKIASTITQWFGSDYSVLADVPERKGIDWVASVPFIVFHLMCFGILWVGTSPFAIIFATAFYFIRMFGITAFYHRYFSHRAFKANRFFSFLFAFLGCSAMQKGPLWWAAIHRHHHIHADTPEDVHSPKIRGFLHSHIIWILSYENKRTRIEYLKDWLKFPEIVFIDKFALVIPFITAIAVFLTGHILHHVSPALGTNGMQLLIWGFFVSTVMCSHATFSINSIDHMFGSSRYDMPNTSRNNVLMAILTLGEGWHNNHHHYAITARAGFYWWEIDVTYYLLVFLSWFGIVKDIRPLPKEMRESGQLHSKER
- a CDS encoding LamG domain-containing protein, coding for MKSYVLLFIAVIAVASAQTRPGRTNVRGKFQTNTSAARTEKPSAPAMTAYWAFDEGRGMKIRDMSGNKNEAEIMYVDDFNPWREGRSNQGLFLNGGKAYVDAGTSDSYHITDAISITAWVMLEGIPDAVNEPAIVSKWDKSADKCAWFLGTEAGYIAAGVCATGTNADALTTRMSMRVGERILNKWMHCAMTFDGTTLLLYLNGRAFGTNTYSEKKELFYDETTSVFIGRSHGDILEGRQGNADGTRCLRGVIDEVRIYPRALSAQEIGAMVLPFASELKAGGKK
- a CDS encoding MBL fold metallo-hydrolase encodes the protein MPSFTSYGAAREVTGSKHLVSIGGKNILIDCGLCQGKRKEADAKNRTLMFDPKSIDCAILTHGHLDHCGIYPLLVKGGFAGPIFATSPTAEIAGIVMADSARIQESDISYLRKKAAKKGLPPPDIEPLYTEGDIPPVVDRFRNISYSKRTEILPGIFATFHDAGHILGSAGIVIEGEGMRIGLSGDLGRKNMPILRDPTFPSDIDHFVCESTYGNRLHDDMRTAEDEVAAVVRETYDRGGKIIIPAFAIGRTQEVIYLFHRLMDEGRLPRDLPIYVDSPMSTNVTAVFRRHPECYDDETKKRFTDNHENPFGFAQLKYISSVEESKALNTVKRPAVIISSSGMCESGRILHHLANNIGNERSTVLIVGFMAQNTLGRRLADKESTIRIFGEEYTVRARLKNMNAFSAHADYQETLAHIGTFDRSRLKGIFLVHGEDESLTKLRDRMASAGYQSITIAEPGKSYAL